One window of Chloroflexus aggregans DSM 9485 genomic DNA carries:
- a CDS encoding glycosyltransferase family 4 protein — MHILYLHQYFTTRAGSGGTRSYEFARYFVQNGHRVTIVTAADPQTPWAGGWWRQRVVDGINVVEVRAGDTDYRRKTALGYGQRMVAFLLFALASVIAVLRVARPDVVFATSTPLTIGIPGIIASRWHRVPLVFEVRDLWPEAPLQMGALRHPALILAARWLERTIYRHSRHIIALSPGMRQGILDTGVPPEKVSVIPNAADLDLFHPLRDGRCWRERLGHPPFLALYFGTMGEANDLQQVIEAARILQSQGRDDILIVLAGQGRQRPQLEEKTRDYQLRNVRFLDPLPKTEVADLVAAADVCLTIFKAIPVLATCSPNKLFDALAAGKAVIVNTPGWLQQLVETHQCGRYARAGDPADLAAQIAYLCDHPAFTKHAGQQARYLAEQQFDRRQLAAAALTILQTCTTN, encoded by the coding sequence ATGCACATTCTCTATCTGCATCAATACTTTACTACCCGCGCCGGGAGTGGCGGAACCCGCTCGTATGAGTTTGCTCGCTATTTTGTTCAAAACGGGCATCGGGTGACTATCGTGACGGCTGCCGATCCGCAGACACCGTGGGCAGGCGGATGGTGGCGGCAACGTGTGGTAGACGGGATTAACGTAGTCGAGGTACGGGCCGGTGATACCGATTATCGTCGAAAGACGGCCCTTGGTTACGGTCAGCGAATGGTCGCGTTTCTCCTCTTCGCCCTTGCCAGCGTCATCGCCGTACTGCGCGTCGCACGACCCGATGTAGTCTTCGCGACCAGCACACCGCTTACCATCGGCATTCCCGGTATAATCGCTAGCCGTTGGCATCGCGTTCCACTGGTATTCGAGGTGCGCGATCTGTGGCCGGAAGCGCCGTTACAGATGGGCGCATTGCGCCATCCGGCCTTGATACTGGCCGCACGCTGGCTCGAACGCACTATCTACCGCCACTCGCGCCATATTATCGCACTCTCGCCCGGTATGCGGCAGGGCATCTTAGATACCGGCGTACCACCGGAAAAGGTTAGCGTGATTCCCAATGCCGCCGATCTTGATCTCTTCCATCCGTTACGTGATGGTCGGTGTTGGCGTGAACGACTAGGTCATCCCCCATTTCTGGCGCTCTACTTTGGCACGATGGGTGAGGCTAACGATCTACAGCAGGTGATCGAGGCTGCACGAATATTGCAGTCACAAGGCCGTGACGACATCCTGATTGTGCTGGCGGGGCAAGGCCGGCAACGTCCGCAGCTTGAGGAAAAAACTCGTGACTACCAACTGCGCAATGTGCGTTTTCTCGATCCGTTACCCAAAACCGAGGTCGCCGATCTGGTCGCTGCCGCCGATGTCTGTCTGACCATCTTCAAAGCCATACCGGTGCTGGCAACGTGCTCACCAAACAAACTCTTCGACGCACTGGCCGCCGGTAAAGCGGTTATCGTCAATACACCGGGTTGGTTACAACAGTTGGTCGAAACGCATCAATGTGGGCGCTATGCACGTGCCGGCGATCCCGCCGATCTAGCAGCCCAGATCGCCTATTTATGTGACCATCCGGCCTTCACCAAGCACGCCGGTCAACAGGCTCGGTATCTGGCCGAGCAACAATTTGATCGCCGGCAATTGGCAGCCGCAGCACTGACCATCCTGCAAACGTGTACAACAAACTAA
- a CDS encoding phenylacetate--CoA ligase family protein, with protein sequence MNLRLPSQQQIYDTAPRWLQRVLVNAEAVRREWFRRYGAYQQLVREHDPAWYYRSRAEQEAWQLAQLNRLLAEVRRRVPFYRPILPDRPLTGLDELTTLPMLSKEQVRRDPFALVATDLDRRTLWPRKTSGSTGTPLTFYLDREATRNHQAPADAMLAALGCRFGEPRARFSGAYVVPYTRIQPPFWIWIDLYRQLQCSAYHLAPEFYPHYLRALREHRVVYGTGYPTAWHLLAMYIREHGDQPPRLRAIVTDSEGISLEQQAVVEQAFGCPVVQTYGTGEVGQIAWQCEHRRYHVLSRAAIVEVVDETGQPVAPGETGQIVVTSFASSGTPFIRYQTGDLATLAADDCPCGRHSPSWLAIEGRIDDRIKTPDGRWVGRLSHVTKPGIGIKESQIAQVARDRIIIRVVPAPDFVPASMQAVVAAAQRYLGPTMQVEWELVERLPRTRAGKLRHVVREVPDV encoded by the coding sequence ATGAACCTGCGTTTGCCTTCGCAACAGCAGATCTACGATACCGCCCCACGTTGGTTACAGCGGGTGTTGGTCAATGCCGAAGCGGTACGTCGCGAGTGGTTTCGGCGTTATGGTGCGTATCAGCAGTTGGTACGCGAACACGATCCCGCGTGGTACTATCGCTCGCGTGCCGAGCAGGAAGCGTGGCAGCTTGCCCAACTCAATCGCCTGTTGGCCGAAGTTCGTCGGCGGGTGCCTTTCTACCGGCCTATCTTGCCCGACCGTCCACTCACCGGGCTTGACGAACTCACCACGTTGCCGATGCTAAGCAAAGAGCAGGTTCGGCGCGATCCGTTTGCGCTGGTCGCCACCGATCTCGACCGACGTACCCTCTGGCCACGCAAGACAAGTGGCTCTACCGGGACGCCACTGACCTTCTACCTTGACCGCGAAGCGACCCGGAACCATCAGGCTCCGGCCGATGCGATGCTGGCTGCGCTTGGGTGTCGGTTTGGCGAACCGCGTGCTCGCTTTTCGGGAGCGTATGTCGTGCCGTATACACGTATTCAACCGCCATTCTGGATCTGGATCGACCTCTACCGTCAATTACAATGCTCGGCCTACCATCTCGCACCCGAGTTTTACCCGCATTATCTCCGTGCCCTGCGCGAGCATCGGGTGGTTTATGGAACCGGCTACCCGACGGCGTGGCATCTCTTGGCGATGTACATCCGCGAACACGGCGATCAACCGCCCCGTTTGCGGGCCATCGTTACCGATAGCGAGGGCATCTCGCTCGAACAGCAAGCTGTGGTCGAACAAGCGTTTGGCTGCCCCGTCGTGCAAACCTACGGTACCGGCGAGGTGGGGCAAATCGCGTGGCAGTGTGAGCATCGCCGCTACCACGTGCTCAGTCGCGCTGCCATTGTCGAAGTCGTTGATGAGACCGGCCAACCGGTCGCTCCCGGCGAGACCGGTCAAATAGTCGTGACCTCATTTGCCAGCTCAGGGACGCCGTTTATCCGGTATCAAACCGGTGATCTGGCAACGCTGGCCGCCGATGATTGTCCGTGTGGTCGGCATAGTCCGTCGTGGTTGGCGATTGAGGGCCGGATCGATGATCGGATCAAAACCCCTGATGGGCGTTGGGTTGGCCGTCTGAGCCACGTAACGAAACCCGGCATCGGGATCAAAGAGAGTCAGATTGCGCAAGTAGCTCGTGATCGGATTATCATCCGTGTGGTGCCGGCCCCTGATTTTGTGCCTGCCTCAATGCAAGCGGTGGTTGCAGCGGCCCAACGTTACCTTGGACCGACGATGCAGGTTGAGTGGGAATTGGTGGAACGCTTACCTCGGACACGTGCCGGAAAGTTGCGTCACGTCGTGCGTGAAGTTCCCGACGTATAG
- a CDS encoding carbohydrate deacetylase gives MHHLIITADDYGMCPEVNRAIEECLAAGALRATCVMANMPYDTDAAQLRRAFPQASIGIHWTLTLGKPVAAPKQVPDLLAPNGQFWPAAEFRRRWLARRIAPEQVRHELHAQYARFVAVAGQPDFWNTHQNIHVLPGLFMVVVTLAHELGIPAMRSHRRITVPRHGSALTYHLSHPVYWLKGQIIARWAAAAARYGLRMPAGVVSTPGFGPGKAAVEQIVHQMTWPRHAPAELVIHPATRLIPELFGSLTDSRLREYEVFRDPILVNRLAAAGVQTTGFEVLR, from the coding sequence ATGCACCATCTCATTATTACCGCCGATGATTACGGGATGTGTCCAGAAGTGAATCGGGCCATCGAGGAGTGTCTGGCTGCCGGCGCATTACGAGCGACGTGTGTGATGGCGAACATGCCGTATGATACCGATGCCGCACAACTCCGCCGTGCCTTTCCCCAAGCCTCAATCGGCATTCACTGGACCCTCACGCTGGGGAAGCCGGTCGCAGCCCCTAAACAGGTACCCGATCTGCTGGCACCAAACGGTCAATTTTGGCCGGCAGCGGAATTCCGGCGCCGCTGGCTCGCCCGCCGTATTGCACCGGAGCAGGTGCGCCACGAACTGCACGCTCAGTATGCGCGGTTCGTCGCCGTTGCCGGCCAACCCGATTTTTGGAATACGCACCAGAATATACATGTGTTACCCGGTCTCTTTATGGTGGTCGTTACCCTTGCACATGAACTGGGTATCCCGGCTATGCGCTCGCACCGTCGGATTACCGTCCCACGTCATGGATCGGCTCTGACCTACCATCTCTCCCATCCGGTGTATTGGCTGAAGGGCCAAATCATTGCCCGCTGGGCTGCGGCAGCCGCTCGATATGGGCTGCGTATGCCTGCCGGCGTCGTGAGCACACCGGGATTTGGGCCGGGGAAGGCAGCGGTTGAACAGATCGTGCACCAAATGACGTGGCCGCGCCACGCGCCTGCCGAGTTGGTCATCCACCCGGCCACCCGGCTGATCCCCGAACTTTTTGGGTCGTTGACCGATTCACGTCTGCGCGAGTATGAAGTCTTTCGCGATCCGATACTCGTCAACCGCTTAGCTGCTGCCGGTGTCCAGACAACCGGCTTTGAGGTGTTGCGATGA
- a CDS encoding glycosyltransferase family 4 protein has translation MAQPHTHLPSHTVATRTVTRSAERSLTGAYRIVHISTVHQPFDQRIFHRECASLAAAGYETHLLVPLPVTALERQGVYLHSVGVLADQRLGLALKRRWRRMRQAALLARQLDAALYHLHDPELIPLGLWLKATTSARVIFDCHENNTAYLHQKHQMPPVVRSGLSWGMAMLERLAARTFDAIITADRGVADLYLRRFRAHRVVTIHNFPHLDLFLQQPPPADDAPFDLVYHGTIPRYHLEVTFAVAEALRRRGRRACWLFFGKCPEAAWAQAEIERRGLQDDIVLDANLVPHEQVAARVRQAKIGFIPLPNLPKFQHNIPTKLFEFMALGMPTVLSNLPPSRPFVGDGQCAIMVPPDDSEAYADAIIRLLSDPALRHAMGAEGRARVIKEFNWQRESQYLLALYAELLGS, from the coding sequence ATGGCTCAACCGCACACTCATCTACCCAGTCATACCGTTGCTACCCGAACGGTTACGCGCTCGGCTGAGCGGTCTCTGACCGGAGCATACCGGATTGTCCATATTTCCACCGTGCATCAGCCGTTCGATCAGCGCATTTTTCACCGTGAATGTGCGAGTCTGGCGGCTGCCGGGTATGAAACGCATCTGTTAGTGCCGTTGCCGGTTACCGCCCTCGAACGGCAAGGGGTGTATTTGCACAGTGTTGGAGTGCTGGCCGACCAACGGTTAGGTTTGGCGCTCAAGCGGCGATGGCGGCGGATGCGGCAAGCGGCGCTCCTTGCTCGACAGTTAGATGCCGCTCTGTACCATCTGCACGATCCCGAGCTGATCCCGCTTGGTCTCTGGCTCAAGGCTACCACATCGGCACGAGTGATCTTCGATTGTCACGAAAATAATACGGCGTATCTGCACCAAAAACATCAGATGCCTCCCGTGGTGCGCAGCGGTTTGTCGTGGGGAATGGCAATGCTGGAACGGCTGGCGGCTCGTACATTTGATGCGATTATCACCGCCGATCGGGGGGTGGCCGATCTGTATCTACGCCGGTTTCGTGCGCACCGGGTGGTGACGATCCACAATTTTCCGCATCTTGATCTGTTTTTGCAACAGCCACCACCCGCCGACGACGCACCGTTCGATCTGGTGTATCACGGCACCATCCCGCGCTATCACCTCGAGGTGACCTTTGCCGTCGCCGAGGCATTACGTCGGCGTGGTCGGCGGGCGTGCTGGCTCTTTTTCGGGAAGTGCCCGGAGGCGGCATGGGCGCAGGCCGAGATCGAACGGCGTGGCTTGCAAGACGACATTGTGCTTGATGCGAATCTGGTGCCGCACGAGCAGGTGGCGGCCCGCGTGCGACAGGCGAAGATCGGGTTTATTCCGCTGCCCAATCTGCCGAAGTTCCAGCACAATATCCCGACCAAGCTGTTTGAGTTTATGGCGTTGGGTATGCCGACCGTGCTTAGCAATTTACCGCCTAGCCGGCCATTTGTTGGTGACGGTCAGTGTGCCATCATGGTACCGCCCGATGACAGCGAAGCGTATGCTGATGCGATCATCCGTTTGCTCTCCGATCCGGCATTGCGGCACGCAATGGGGGCTGAGGGTCGCGCGCGGGTGATCAAGGAGTTTAATTGGCAGCGCGAGTCACAATACCTGTTAGCGTTGTATGCCGAGTTATTAGGTTCATAG
- a CDS encoding glycosyltransferase family 2 protein — protein MTEPLFSIITITLNCAADAERTARSVLAQTFPDVEYLVKDGCSTDGTPERLQALGVRVMVSPDSGIFDAMNQGLAYARGRYVCFLNAGDVFSSPHVLHIVADALARHGEPDFLYGDVRSLVDHPFLGTGTDGSGRLIRYPDRLSRFWLYRKMICHQVWFVRREIYAAQPFATDYRILADYAYLLDMVLHRRVRYAHIAHELAIFDGGGTSTRSSPRRDAERARALASVYTPWERWLYEAVFGGMRWLNRTLIYPVIPLLPERLRARLSGL, from the coding sequence GTGACCGAACCACTCTTCAGCATTATTACGATCACCCTCAATTGCGCCGCCGATGCCGAACGAACGGCGCGTAGTGTGTTGGCTCAGACGTTTCCCGATGTTGAGTATTTGGTCAAAGACGGTTGCTCGACCGATGGAACACCAGAACGGTTGCAGGCGTTGGGGGTACGGGTGATGGTGTCGCCCGATAGCGGTATCTTCGATGCGATGAACCAGGGTCTGGCCTATGCCCGTGGGCGCTACGTCTGCTTCCTCAATGCAGGCGATGTGTTTAGTAGCCCTCACGTGTTACACATTGTGGCCGATGCACTAGCCCGTCATGGTGAACCTGATTTTCTCTACGGTGATGTACGCTCGTTGGTCGACCATCCGTTTCTCGGTACCGGAACTGACGGAAGCGGACGATTGATCCGTTACCCTGACCGGCTGAGTCGGTTTTGGTTATACCGCAAAATGATTTGTCACCAAGTCTGGTTTGTGCGGCGTGAGATCTATGCGGCGCAACCGTTTGCCACTGATTACCGCATTCTGGCCGATTATGCCTATCTGCTCGATATGGTATTGCACCGCCGGGTACGCTACGCCCATATCGCCCACGAACTCGCCATTTTCGACGGTGGCGGGACAAGTACGCGATCGTCGCCGCGCCGTGATGCCGAGCGGGCCCGTGCGTTGGCTTCCGTCTATACGCCTTGGGAACGGTGGCTGTATGAAGCCGTCTTTGGGGGAATGCGATGGCTCAACCGCACACTCATCTACCCAGTCATACCGTTGCTACCCGAACGGTTACGCGCTCGGCTGAGCGGTCTCTGA
- a CDS encoding glycosyltransferase family A protein: MSHEPRITFGMIVLNGEPFLRYNLRSIYPFAHQIIVAEGASPRAAHAATPDGHSLDGTLAALYRFKAEEDPDDKLIIVTAEMCGHPNGFWPGEKDEQSRAYADRATGDWLWQIDVDEFYHPSDIARVIAFLQQHPETTCLCFRAYHFWGGFDYCAEGGLFWHRQYQGEPWGRYRRVLRWRPGYRYDSHRPPTIVDERGRNITRRRMYVADSFGVWMYHYYMVFPHQFSRKGAYYQNQPWERERGRLQKNLDLLGEVNLTNGLHIMDQYGTRNWLTRFHGQHPPQIEALRADIAAGHVQIEQRRTDDIERLLADPRYLQMVRVAARQEWLKAWRNYLIYLLWWRPRSNLVQFIQEQTPPALVQRLPPALRRKFIPEYRRRYQEQLLRYQRSIRSGDAT; the protein is encoded by the coding sequence ATGAGTCACGAACCACGTATCACCTTTGGTATGATCGTGCTCAACGGTGAGCCATTTTTGCGCTACAACCTGCGATCTATTTACCCGTTTGCGCACCAGATTATCGTGGCCGAGGGAGCTAGCCCACGCGCAGCGCATGCGGCTACACCGGACGGTCATTCGCTTGATGGTACTTTGGCAGCACTCTACCGCTTCAAAGCCGAAGAAGACCCAGACGATAAGCTGATCATCGTGACGGCTGAGATGTGTGGTCATCCCAACGGGTTTTGGCCGGGTGAGAAGGACGAACAAAGCCGGGCCTACGCCGACCGGGCTACCGGTGATTGGTTGTGGCAGATCGATGTTGACGAGTTTTACCATCCGTCTGACATCGCGCGTGTGATCGCATTTTTGCAACAACATCCCGAAACGACCTGCCTGTGTTTTCGGGCCTACCATTTCTGGGGTGGGTTCGATTATTGCGCCGAGGGTGGTCTCTTCTGGCATCGTCAATATCAGGGGGAACCGTGGGGACGCTATCGGCGCGTGTTGCGCTGGCGACCGGGTTATCGCTACGATTCGCACCGTCCACCGACCATTGTCGATGAACGGGGGCGTAATATTACCCGGCGGCGAATGTATGTCGCCGATTCATTCGGGGTGTGGATGTACCACTACTACATGGTTTTTCCTCATCAATTTTCACGTAAGGGGGCTTACTACCAAAATCAGCCTTGGGAACGCGAACGTGGCCGTTTGCAAAAGAATCTCGATCTGCTCGGCGAGGTGAATCTGACCAACGGCTTGCACATTATGGATCAGTACGGGACGCGCAACTGGCTGACTCGCTTTCACGGGCAACATCCGCCGCAGATCGAAGCGTTACGTGCCGATATTGCTGCCGGGCATGTGCAGATTGAACAACGCCGGACCGATGACATCGAGCGCTTGTTAGCCGATCCACGCTATCTCCAGATGGTGCGTGTCGCTGCGCGGCAGGAATGGCTAAAGGCATGGCGCAATTATCTGATCTATCTGCTGTGGTGGCGTCCACGGTCGAATCTGGTGCAATTCATTCAAGAGCAGACACCGCCGGCATTGGTGCAGCGCTTGCCGCCCGCGCTCCGACGCAAGTTTATTCCCGAGTATCGACGGCGGTATCAAGAGCAACTTCTTCGCTATCAGCGTTCAATCCGTTCAGGAGACGCAACGTGA
- a CDS encoding O-antigen ligase family protein, with protein sequence MIVTGAIILNPLELALLGLVCLYAVWRGRPEIPLAIYLSFSLWTRTIFVGPSAATWPLLATIVVALIRYLHVVRPWSLRPQQLDATTRQIFPATDGWIVPWMIFWWAWVLLILFQFRLPDKMSIVRPVVLYIIVGAFVALIAIRDAAAARRFAIAYLLTSAYGLYAALRFIGVPLSYLLSDPGLSSLPYRNLGIREYNFFSHHLSIAFILGLALFLQARRFWSLTAVLALALWCIYGVFLTGARQSLSGSGIAAALIFGWSLTRTGNKSWRVPLAIAIIIIVVVSIYQVAPHLVVREGESGLDESFNIFADRGGLWQIGLNYFFASPVWGWGFEYKLWSHNIFIGTLADQGLVGMTFLIGYLIWALRRLPAIWAQTPTDDRGVWRITFFAIFVFAVVHGQASGNTMVTAHLHWPLWAVWALSAGVVTAPAHAPLPLPVRVRPRTLSAGVRA encoded by the coding sequence ATGATTGTAACCGGTGCCATCATTCTCAATCCGCTTGAGCTTGCGTTACTCGGCCTCGTATGTTTGTACGCGGTCTGGCGCGGACGACCGGAGATTCCGTTGGCGATCTATCTTTCGTTTTCGCTGTGGACGCGCACGATCTTTGTGGGACCGAGTGCGGCAACGTGGCCGTTGTTGGCAACGATTGTGGTGGCACTGATTCGCTATTTGCACGTCGTGCGGCCATGGTCGCTGCGACCGCAACAACTTGATGCAACGACTCGCCAGATCTTTCCTGCTACCGATGGCTGGATTGTGCCGTGGATGATATTCTGGTGGGCGTGGGTATTGTTGATCCTGTTCCAGTTTCGCTTGCCGGATAAGATGTCGATTGTGCGCCCAGTTGTCTTGTACATTATCGTGGGCGCGTTCGTGGCCTTGATCGCGATCCGTGATGCGGCGGCGGCCCGACGGTTTGCTATTGCGTACCTACTGACGAGCGCTTACGGTTTGTACGCAGCGTTACGCTTTATCGGTGTCCCGCTCTCTTATCTGCTCAGCGATCCCGGTTTATCGTCGCTGCCGTACCGCAATCTTGGGATCCGCGAGTATAACTTCTTTTCACATCATCTGAGCATCGCTTTTATTCTCGGTCTGGCCCTCTTCTTACAAGCGCGGCGGTTCTGGTCGCTTACGGCGGTATTGGCACTAGCACTGTGGTGTATCTACGGTGTCTTTCTGACCGGTGCTCGCCAATCGTTGAGTGGCTCAGGCATCGCCGCAGCGCTCATCTTTGGCTGGTCGCTGACTCGTACCGGCAACAAGTCTTGGCGAGTGCCGTTGGCTATCGCGATCATCATCATCGTCGTCGTCAGTATTTATCAGGTGGCACCGCATTTAGTTGTGCGGGAAGGAGAGAGTGGTCTTGACGAATCGTTCAACATCTTCGCGGATCGCGGTGGATTGTGGCAGATCGGTCTGAACTACTTCTTCGCATCACCGGTGTGGGGTTGGGGATTTGAATACAAGCTCTGGTCGCACAATATTTTTATCGGTACGCTGGCCGATCAAGGGTTGGTTGGGATGACGTTCCTCATCGGCTATCTGATCTGGGCGTTGCGACGTTTGCCGGCGATTTGGGCACAGACCCCCACCGATGATCGCGGAGTCTGGCGCATAACCTTCTTTGCCATCTTTGTCTTTGCCGTGGTGCATGGTCAAGCGTCGGGCAATACGATGGTGACAGCCCATCTCCATTGGCCGTTGTGGGCGGTGTGGGCGTTGAGTGCGGGTGTCGTTACGGCACCGGCGCATGCACCGTTGCCGCTGCCGGTGCGGGTACGACCACGCACACTATCGGCGGGGGTGCGAGCATGA
- a CDS encoding glycosyltransferase family 2 protein — MPTVTSTIPTITDLPPPPPDRQGWPWTIATPPAPALLDDGRPWPRITIVTPSYRQAQYLEEAIRSVLLQGYPNLEYIVMDGGSRDGSVAIIQRYAPWLSYWQSQRDGGQSAALADGFARATGEILAWINSDDRLQPGALQRVGRFFAKRPWLAFASGDVNFIDTDGRVTARIFALPPNGKLTAQLGVHRWPQQGCFWRRSVYERVGGVDRSLRFCMDRDLFIRLSTAGPSRRIPGPPLGDFRLHEEAKTATLQAVWQREHALLQRRYGRTLVPHDYAGLRILWWLWQKHASLRQRLYRHFGFEC, encoded by the coding sequence ATGCCAACTGTAACCTCGACGATACCGACAATTACCGATTTGCCGCCACCACCACCTGACCGACAGGGTTGGCCGTGGACAATCGCAACGCCACCGGCGCCAGCCTTGTTGGACGATGGCCGCCCGTGGCCCCGGATTACCATTGTGACGCCCTCGTACCGGCAAGCCCAGTACCTCGAAGAGGCGATCCGGTCGGTGTTGTTGCAGGGCTACCCAAACCTTGAATACATCGTGATGGATGGCGGGAGTCGTGACGGGAGTGTCGCGATCATTCAACGCTACGCACCGTGGTTGAGCTACTGGCAATCGCAGCGCGATGGTGGGCAGTCGGCGGCACTTGCCGATGGGTTTGCCCGCGCTACCGGCGAGATTCTCGCGTGGATCAATTCCGATGACCGTTTGCAGCCGGGAGCGTTGCAGCGAGTAGGACGTTTTTTTGCTAAACGTCCGTGGCTGGCTTTCGCCAGCGGCGATGTCAATTTCATCGATACCGATGGGCGGGTGACGGCACGGATCTTTGCCTTGCCACCTAACGGGAAGCTCACTGCGCAACTCGGTGTGCATCGTTGGCCACAGCAGGGATGTTTTTGGCGACGTAGCGTGTATGAGCGCGTGGGGGGGGTTGACCGTAGTCTACGCTTCTGTATGGATCGCGATCTCTTCATCCGGCTGAGCACTGCCGGGCCGAGCCGCCGCATACCGGGGCCGCCTCTGGGCGATTTTCGCCTCCACGAGGAAGCGAAGACCGCTACTCTTCAGGCGGTTTGGCAGCGCGAGCATGCGCTATTGCAACGACGTTATGGTCGAACACTCGTTCCACACGATTATGCCGGCTTACGCATCCTTTGGTGGCTTTGGCAGAAACACGCGAGCCTGCGACAGCGGCTGTATCGGCATTTTGGCTTTGAGTGCTAG
- a CDS encoding GDP-L-fucose synthase family protein, translated as MQLNTQRWPDSHQFWHDKRVVVTGGAGFLGSYVVEKLNARGARDVFVPRSRDYDLRHVDAIRQLLADARPDIVIHMAARVGGIGANRDHPAEFFYDNLMMGVQLLHESWKFGVGKFVTIGTVCAYPKYTPVPFKEDDLWNGYPEETNAPYGLAKKMLLVQGEAYRQQYGFNSIFLLPVNLYGPRDNFDLETSHVIPALIRKCIEAAERGDDHIVVWGDGSPTREFIYAADAAEGILLATERYNDSDPVNIGSSDEISIRDLVTLIAELTGFRGQIVWDTTKPNGQPRRKLDVSRAWERFGFRSTTTFSEGLRATIDWYRTHREAMVAMRAVGEVL; from the coding sequence ATGCAGCTCAACACACAGCGCTGGCCCGATAGTCATCAATTTTGGCACGATAAGCGCGTCGTTGTCACCGGTGGTGCCGGTTTTCTCGGCTCGTATGTGGTCGAGAAGTTGAACGCACGTGGTGCGCGTGATGTCTTTGTACCCCGGTCACGCGACTACGATTTGCGGCACGTTGATGCGATTCGCCAATTGCTGGCCGATGCCCGTCCCGATATTGTGATCCACATGGCGGCCCGCGTGGGCGGGATCGGCGCCAATCGCGATCACCCGGCGGAGTTTTTCTACGACAATCTCATGATGGGTGTGCAGTTACTCCACGAGAGCTGGAAGTTTGGGGTCGGCAAGTTTGTGACGATCGGTACGGTGTGCGCCTATCCGAAGTATACACCGGTGCCGTTTAAGGAAGATGATCTCTGGAACGGCTACCCCGAAGAGACGAATGCACCGTATGGCTTGGCCAAAAAGATGCTGCTCGTGCAGGGAGAGGCGTATCGGCAACAGTACGGCTTTAATTCCATCTTCTTGCTGCCGGTCAACCTTTACGGGCCGCGCGATAACTTTGATCTCGAAACATCGCACGTCATTCCGGCTCTGATTCGGAAGTGTATCGAGGCGGCAGAGCGTGGTGATGATCACATCGTGGTTTGGGGTGATGGTTCACCGACGCGCGAGTTTATCTACGCCGCTGATGCCGCGGAAGGCATTTTGTTGGCGACGGAACGGTACAACGATTCCGATCCGGTCAACATCGGGAGTAGTGATGAGATCAGTATTCGTGATTTGGTCACTCTGATCGCTGAATTAACCGGTTTTCGCGGCCAGATTGTCTGGGATACGACTAAGCCCAACGGTCAACCGCGTCGCAAGCTCGATGTGTCACGGGCATGGGAACGGTTTGGCTTCCGATCCACGACAACCTTTAGCGAAGGATTGCGGGCAACGATTGACTGGTACCGGACGCATCGCGAGGCAATGGTTGCGATGCGTGCTGTTGGTGAGGTACTCTAA